From a region of the Campylobacter showae genome:
- the rpmA gene encoding 50S ribosomal protein L27, whose protein sequence is MAHKKGQGSTQNNRDSIGRRLGVKKFGGEFVRAGNIIIRQRGTATHAGNNVGLGKDHTIFALIDGFVKFERLDKNRKKVSVYPAA, encoded by the coding sequence ATGGCACACAAAAAAGGTCAAGGCTCAACCCAGAATAACCGAGATTCCATCGGACGACGCTTAGGCGTTAAAAAATTCGGCGGCGAATTCGTTCGCGCGGGCAACATCATCATCCGCCAGCGCGGTACCGCTACTCACGCGGGCAACAACGTCGGTCTAGGCAAAGATCACACGATTTTCGCTCTAATCGACGGTTTCGTTAAATTCGAAAGACTAGATAAAAACAGAAAAAAAGTTTCAGTTTATCCTGCTGCGTAA
- the rplU gene encoding 50S ribosomal protein L21, with product MSKYAIFKHGGKQYRVSEGEYLKLDHFSAEAKSSVEITDVLCVNDGEVKVGAPFVKGAKVVLEVVNEGKDKKVVIYKKRRRKDSKLKRGFRRQFTRVKVVSIAA from the coding sequence ATGTCAAAATACGCTATATTTAAGCACGGCGGCAAGCAGTATCGCGTCAGCGAAGGCGAATATCTTAAGCTTGACCATTTCAGTGCTGAAGCAAAATCATCAGTCGAGATTACGGACGTTTTGTGCGTAAACGACGGTGAAGTAAAGGTAGGCGCGCCGTTCGTAAAGGGTGCGAAAGTCGTTCTTGAAGTCGTAAACGAGGGCAAGGATAAAAAAGTCGTTATTTACAAAAAACGCAGACGCAAAGACTCAAAACTAAAACGCGGTTTTAGAAGACAGTTTACACGCGTAAAAGTCGTAAGTATCGCAGCTTAA
- a CDS encoding cytochrome-c peroxidase, with protein MKIKSVLLGSVALATALNAQNLIQDALDAGLVAIPSDPKALTKAINEASPDAEKYPTTMAAYELGKRLYFDPRLSKSGIISCNTCHNLGLGGADGVPASTGHKWTPNPHHVNAPTVYNSVFNSVQFWDGRAAHLAAQAAGPMTAMPEMASTPELVEQRLKSIPAYVSEFKAAFNSDVSFELVTTAIGIFERTLVTPSRFDKFLEGDEAALSGAEKKGLKTFIDKGCATCHNGINLGGTLQPFEVAGKYEFANLGDFKGDANGLVKAPTLRNIELTAPYFHNGAVWSLKDAVKMMGSVQLGIEINDKEAADIVTFLNSLTGKMPKVEYPSFPASTEKTPKPELDY; from the coding sequence ATGAAAATTAAGTCAGTTTTGTTGGGTTCGGTTGCGTTAGCGACGGCGCTAAACGCTCAAAATTTGATCCAAGATGCGCTAGATGCGGGTCTAGTCGCTATCCCTAGCGACCCGAAGGCACTAACCAAAGCGATAAACGAAGCTTCTCCGGATGCTGAGAAATATCCAACCACTATGGCTGCATATGAGCTTGGCAAGAGGCTTTATTTTGATCCGAGATTATCAAAATCTGGCATCATTAGCTGTAACACCTGTCACAACTTAGGCCTAGGCGGAGCAGACGGCGTACCTGCATCTACCGGCCATAAATGGACACCAAACCCTCATCACGTAAATGCTCCGACTGTTTATAACTCGGTATTTAACTCAGTGCAGTTCTGGGACGGACGCGCAGCTCACTTAGCCGCTCAGGCTGCTGGCCCGATGACTGCGATGCCGGAGATGGCCTCTACTCCTGAGCTGGTTGAGCAAAGGCTAAAATCTATCCCTGCCTATGTGAGCGAGTTTAAGGCTGCGTTTAATAGTGATGTGAGCTTTGAGCTAGTAACGACTGCGATAGGTATCTTTGAAAGAACGCTCGTAACTCCGTCTAGATTTGATAAATTTTTAGAAGGCGACGAGGCTGCACTAAGCGGCGCTGAGAAAAAAGGCCTAAAAACCTTCATCGACAAAGGCTGCGCCACATGCCATAACGGTATAAATTTGGGCGGTACTTTACAGCCGTTTGAGGTTGCGGGCAAATACGAATTTGCAAATTTAGGCGACTTTAAAGGCGATGCAAACGGCCTAGTAAAAGCTCCTACGCTGCGCAATATCGAGCTAACGGCTCCATATTTCCACAATGGTGCAGTTTGGTCGCTAAAAGATGCCGTCAAGATGATGGGTAGCGTACAGCTAGGTATCGAGATAAACGATAAAGAAGCTGCCGATATAGTGACGTTTTTAAATTCATTAACAGGCAAAATGCCTAAAGTCGAATATCCGTCATTCCCTGCATCTACCGAAAAGACCCCAAAACCGGAACTCGACTACTAA
- the flhB gene encoding flagellar biosynthesis protein FlhB, which produces MAGEDQEKTEEPTSKKIEDARKDGNVPKSQDLAGFVTLAVAIFVVVALLGFIGDQFFTLYNYYQSLIGQEFTRKLLFSVAITTIFRTLLIILPIAICIAIAGVVANLMQFGFIFTTKPLEPNLNKINPLKGLKNLFSLKKLIDGIKMVLKVTAVFTVGFLMFLSFIKELPHTLFFSMAAQLAWLKEKMLILAAVMLIVMFIIGLLDVLIVRFQYFRDLRMSKQEIKDEYKQMEGDPQVKGRIRQLQMRAARNRMMQNIPQADVIITNPTHYAVALRYDKTKEKAPVILAKGVDFLALRIKQIGVQNNVKIVENPPLARELYKMCEVNDMIPAELFRAVAEVLSFVYMSDKQKFGDRLK; this is translated from the coding sequence ATGGCAGGCGAAGACCAAGAAAAAACCGAAGAACCCACCTCCAAAAAAATCGAAGACGCGCGCAAGGACGGCAACGTCCCCAAAAGCCAAGATTTAGCCGGCTTCGTCACGCTCGCGGTCGCGATCTTTGTCGTTGTGGCACTTCTTGGCTTCATTGGCGATCAGTTTTTCACGCTGTATAACTACTATCAGAGCCTAATCGGCCAGGAATTTACGCGCAAGCTGCTCTTTAGCGTCGCGATCACGACGATATTTCGCACGCTGCTCATCATCCTACCTATCGCCATTTGCATCGCGATCGCGGGTGTCGTCGCCAACCTCATGCAGTTTGGGTTTATATTTACCACAAAGCCTTTGGAGCCAAATTTAAACAAAATCAACCCGCTAAAAGGGCTCAAAAATCTCTTTTCTCTTAAAAAACTGATAGACGGCATCAAAATGGTGCTCAAAGTCACGGCGGTTTTTACGGTCGGATTTTTGATGTTTTTAAGCTTCATCAAAGAACTGCCGCATACACTGTTTTTCTCGATGGCGGCGCAGCTAGCGTGGCTAAAGGAAAAAATGCTGATTTTGGCTGCCGTGATGCTCATCGTGATGTTTATCATCGGGCTTCTTGACGTGCTGATCGTGCGTTTTCAGTATTTTCGCGACCTGCGCATGAGCAAGCAGGAGATCAAGGACGAGTACAAACAGATGGAGGGCGACCCGCAGGTCAAAGGTCGCATCCGCCAGCTACAAATGCGAGCCGCGCGCAACAGAATGATGCAAAATATCCCGCAAGCAGACGTCATCATCACAAACCCGACCCACTACGCCGTCGCGCTTCGCTACGATAAAACAAAGGAAAAAGCGCCGGTGATCCTCGCTAAGGGCGTGGATTTTCTAGCGCTTCGCATCAAGCAAATCGGGGTACAAAATAACGTCAAAATCGTCGAAAATCCGCCGCTAGCGCGCGAACTATACAAGATGTGCGAGGTGAACGATATGATACCTGCGGAGCTCTTTCGCGCCGTCGCCGAGGTGCTAAGCTTCGTCTATATGAGTGACAAACAAAAATTCGGCGATAGGCTGAAGTGA
- a CDS encoding anaerobic C4-dicarboxylate transporter, whose amino-acid sequence MEFLTSLSESTQFTLQLIVVLGCLFYGAKKGGMALGVLGGIGLVILVFAFSMKPGKPAVDVILTILAVVVASSTLQAAGGLDVMLQIAEKALRKNPKFVCILAPLCGWTLTVLCGTGHTVYTLLPIIYDVSIKSGIRPERPLAATTISSQLAIIASPVSVAGVSMVAVLLGTGTVHIDGFTSYVDLLKVTIPATFIGMLIIGTYSIFRGKDLDKDPDFQERIKDPEQRKYIYGSDESHSLIGVKLPAKQWNVMWIFLATIAIVAVLGYYKQLRPSWTSDVPGKSIEIVVDKKVVKNITVKDGQVVSTVDSSKVVSNVKDSKVKDATKFTNVEVLDKDKKVTQTIVLQDGNVVITKGDKTETVANASIVVKDTMKKTAPLGMVDTIQIFMLLAASIMMIYSGIKAAKIAQNEIFHSGMVALVAIYGISWMADTMFHSHIEMLKGSLGEVMRAYPWMYIVVGMLISKFLNSQAAAAATFVPLAVQIGVDPGIIVAFATACYGYFILPTYPSDLAAIQFDRSGTTKIGKYVINHSFIIPGLIGVFSSCAVGWVLANLYGFIK is encoded by the coding sequence ATGGAATTCCTAACCAGTTTGAGTGAAAGCACTCAGTTCACTCTCCAACTAATCGTAGTGCTCGGATGTCTATTCTACGGCGCTAAAAAAGGCGGTATGGCGCTAGGCGTACTAGGCGGCATCGGTCTTGTTATCTTGGTATTTGCATTCAGTATGAAGCCTGGCAAACCAGCAGTAGACGTCATCCTAACGATCCTAGCCGTCGTCGTAGCAAGCTCAACGCTACAAGCCGCGGGCGGTCTTGACGTTATGCTTCAGATAGCGGAAAAAGCGCTAAGAAAAAATCCTAAATTCGTCTGTATCCTAGCTCCTCTTTGCGGCTGGACGCTAACCGTTCTATGCGGCACGGGACACACGGTTTATACGCTACTACCGATCATTTACGATGTATCTATCAAAAGCGGCATCCGTCCAGAAAGACCGCTGGCTGCTACTACGATCTCGTCTCAGCTAGCTATCATCGCTAGCCCGGTTTCGGTTGCGGGCGTATCTATGGTCGCCGTTTTGCTAGGTACCGGTACCGTTCATATCGACGGCTTTACTAGCTACGTGGATCTACTAAAAGTCACTATCCCGGCAACCTTTATCGGTATGCTTATCATCGGTACTTACTCGATCTTTAGAGGTAAAGACCTAGATAAAGACCCTGATTTCCAAGAGAGGATCAAAGACCCTGAGCAAAGAAAATATATCTACGGCTCAGACGAATCTCACTCTCTAATCGGCGTAAAACTTCCTGCTAAACAGTGGAACGTGATGTGGATATTCTTAGCTACTATCGCTATCGTGGCGGTTCTAGGCTACTATAAACAACTCCGCCCTAGCTGGACTAGCGACGTCCCTGGCAAATCTATCGAAATCGTAGTAGATAAAAAAGTAGTTAAAAACATCACCGTAAAAGACGGTCAAGTAGTCTCTACCGTAGATAGTAGCAAAGTCGTCTCAAACGTAAAAGACAGCAAAGTAAAAGACGCTACTAAATTTACTAACGTAGAAGTCCTAGATAAAGACAAAAAAGTAACTCAAACCATCGTGCTTCAAGACGGCAACGTAGTTATTACTAAAGGCGACAAGACCGAAACCGTCGCAAACGCTAGCATCGTAGTAAAAGATACTATGAAAAAGACCGCCCCTCTAGGCATGGTCGATACGATCCAAATTTTCATGCTATTAGCTGCGTCCATCATGATGATCTACTCAGGTATCAAGGCTGCTAAGATCGCTCAAAACGAGATTTTCCACAGCGGTATGGTTGCGCTCGTAGCGATCTACGGTATCAGCTGGATGGCAGATACGATGTTCCACTCGCACATCGAGATGCTAAAAGGCTCGCTAGGAGAGGTGATGAGGGCCTATCCGTGGATGTATATCGTCGTAGGTATGCTGATTTCTAAGTTCCTAAACTCTCAAGCAGCAGCCGCCGCGACTTTCGTACCGCTTGCCGTTCAGATCGGCGTGGATCCTGGTATCATTGTCGCGTTTGCTACGGCTTGCTACGGATACTTCATCCTTCCTACATATCCGAGCGACCTTGCGGCGATCCAGTTTGACCGCTCAGGTACGACTAAGATCGGTAAATACGTCATCAACCACAGCTTCATCATCCCGGGTCTTATCGGCGTGTTTAGTTCGTGTGCAGTGGGTTGGGTGTTGGCTAACCTGTACGGGTTTATTAAATAA
- the larA gene encoding nickel-dependent lactate racemase — MQIPIAYGKDDHLNLEINEKNLLGVFDPNPVAKFDETALIAKALANPINQKSFDEFIAGDEKIVVIVNDGTRPTPTAKVLKQIYPKIREKNKIFIIATGCHREGTLDEYEMIFGKEIYAEISAKNEVHDHDSKHDEMVFLGESKNGTQMYLNKIVAEAKKVIVIGSVEPHYFAGYTGGRKAFLPGTASYESITQNHKLALSSDAQALRLEGNPVHEDMIDAMKVLTHIDVFSIQTVLDSEHGVYYASAGHLNDSFYDCVKKADEVFCVNIPRKADIVISVAPYPMDVDLYQAQKALDNGKLALAKDGILIMVAKCRTGIGPKPFFDLMASADTPKKVLEKISAGFKLGYHKAAKMAEISLWAQTWAVSDLSDDEMRAVHLKPYHDIQKAVDDALAQKGADAKIIILPFGSMTVPKA; from the coding sequence ATGCAAATCCCTATCGCATACGGCAAAGACGATCATCTAAATCTAGAGATAAACGAGAAAAATTTGCTCGGCGTTTTTGATCCAAACCCCGTGGCTAAATTTGACGAAACGGCGCTCATCGCAAAGGCTCTGGCAAATCCGATAAATCAAAAAAGCTTCGATGAGTTTATCGCGGGCGACGAAAAGATCGTCGTCATCGTAAACGACGGCACGAGACCTACGCCGACGGCAAAAGTTTTAAAGCAAATTTACCCAAAAATCCGCGAGAAAAATAAAATTTTCATCATCGCCACCGGCTGCCACAGAGAGGGTACGCTCGATGAGTACGAGATGATCTTCGGCAAAGAAATTTATGCTGAAATCAGTGCCAAAAACGAAGTTCACGATCACGACTCCAAGCACGACGAGATGGTATTTTTAGGCGAGAGCAAAAACGGCACGCAGATGTATCTAAACAAAATAGTAGCCGAAGCTAAAAAAGTGATCGTCATCGGCTCGGTCGAGCCGCACTATTTCGCGGGCTACACGGGCGGCAGAAAGGCCTTTTTGCCGGGCACGGCGTCGTACGAGAGCATCACGCAAAATCACAAGCTCGCACTAAGCTCCGATGCGCAAGCTCTGCGCCTAGAGGGCAACCCCGTGCACGAGGATATGATCGACGCGATGAAGGTGCTCACGCACATCGACGTTTTTTCGATCCAGACGGTGCTTGATAGCGAACACGGCGTGTATTACGCAAGCGCCGGACACTTAAACGATAGCTTTTACGACTGCGTGAAAAAGGCAGACGAGGTCTTTTGCGTAAATATCCCGCGCAAAGCCGATATAGTGATCTCGGTCGCGCCCTATCCGATGGACGTCGATCTCTATCAAGCGCAAAAAGCCCTAGACAACGGCAAGCTAGCGCTTGCTAAGGACGGGATTTTGATAATGGTCGCAAAGTGCCGCACCGGTATCGGACCAAAGCCGTTTTTTGATCTGATGGCTTCCGCCGACACGCCAAAAAAGGTGCTAGAAAAGATCAGCGCGGGCTTTAAGCTCGGCTATCACAAGGCCGCTAAGATGGCCGAAATCTCGCTCTGGGCGCAGACCTGGGCGGTAAGTGATCTAAGCGACGATGAGATGCGCGCCGTGCATCTAAAGCCCTACCACGACATCCAAAAGGCCGTGGACGACGCGCTCGCGCAAAAGGGCGCGGACGCTAAAATCATCATCCTGCCGTTTGGCTCGATGACGGTGCCTAAGGCGTAA
- the larC gene encoding nickel pincer cofactor biosynthesis protein LarC — protein MAKILYYDASCGISGDMNLGALVELGVDFGYLCAELEKLNLAGEFKLERKSVLKNGIAATKIDVVPLKSQPHARSYADIKQILESSNLNHSCKQRADAIFRTIAQAEAKVHGTQIDLVHFHELGAIDSIVDVVGAAICLEYLFENLGVSRVVSSKIELGGGVVICDHGTLSVPAPAVCEILKSVPVSLGRANFEMTTPTGAAILKACADEFADSASFRIEKIGYGAGGKDAAGFANVLRAMICEANLSGESGEPNLSAQAGYGAVCKQILISTNIDDIDAESFALACEILRENGALDVFSRSIFMKKGRAGFELNALCHKQDAQNLKDLIFTHTTAIGVREVEVAKTELKREFARVQTKFGEIGLKISGNGQVQKAKPEFEDCKAAALAHGTTIERVRKEALKIYDETRKTKG, from the coding sequence TTGGCTAAAATTTTATATTACGATGCGAGCTGCGGTATCAGCGGCGATATGAATTTAGGCGCGCTGGTGGAGCTTGGCGTGGATTTTGGCTATCTTTGCGCCGAGCTTGAGAAGTTAAATTTAGCCGGCGAATTTAAGCTGGAGCGCAAAAGCGTGCTAAAAAACGGCATCGCCGCGACCAAAATCGACGTCGTGCCGCTAAAATCGCAGCCTCACGCCAGAAGCTACGCGGATATCAAGCAAATTTTAGAGAGTTCAAATTTAAACCATAGCTGCAAACAAAGAGCGGACGCGATATTTCGCACGATTGCGCAGGCCGAGGCCAAAGTCCACGGCACGCAGATAGATCTGGTGCATTTCCACGAGCTCGGCGCGATAGATAGCATCGTGGACGTCGTGGGCGCGGCGATCTGTCTTGAATATCTTTTTGAAAATTTAGGCGTCTCGCGCGTCGTAAGCTCTAAAATAGAGCTTGGCGGCGGCGTAGTGATCTGCGATCACGGCACGCTTAGCGTGCCAGCACCCGCCGTTTGCGAAATTTTAAAAAGCGTGCCCGTAAGCCTCGGACGCGCAAATTTCGAAATGACTACGCCCACGGGAGCTGCGATTTTAAAGGCTTGCGCAGATGAGTTTGCAGATAGCGCGAGTTTTAGGATAGAAAAGATCGGCTACGGCGCGGGCGGTAAGGACGCGGCGGGCTTTGCAAACGTGCTTCGCGCGATGATATGCGAGGCGAATTTAAGCGGCGAAAGCGGCGAGCCAAATTTAAGCGCGCAGGCTGGCTACGGCGCAGTTTGCAAGCAAATTTTAATCTCCACCAACATCGACGATATAGACGCCGAGAGCTTCGCGCTTGCGTGCGAAATTTTGCGCGAAAACGGCGCGCTGGACGTGTTTAGCCGCTCGATCTTTATGAAAAAGGGGCGCGCGGGCTTTGAGCTAAACGCGCTGTGCCACAAGCAGGACGCGCAAAATTTAAAGGATCTGATATTTACGCACACGACGGCGATCGGCGTCCGCGAGGTAGAGGTTGCTAAAACCGAGCTAAAGCGCGAGTTTGCGCGGGTGCAGACGAAATTCGGCGAGATAGGGCTCAAAATTTCGGGCAACGGGCAAGTGCAAAAAGCAAAGCCCGAATTTGAAGACTGCAAGGCCGCGGCGCTCGCGCACGGCACGACGATCGAGCGGGTGCGAAAAGAGGCGCTGAAAATCTATGACGAAACTAGAAAAACTAAAGGCTGA
- the larE gene encoding ATP-dependent sacrificial sulfur transferase LarE, with amino-acid sequence MTKLEKLKADLRGLGELAVAFSGGADSSLLLRAAHDALGARAIGITIRSPYMSSREIAEAVEFASIYGIRHEILELGVAEGIKNNPENRCYLCKKAVFSRLIERARELGFSRVADGTNRDDLGEHRPGLKAKEELGVLSPLINLTKSEIRELSRELSLPTAEKPGYACLLTRLPHGREIDQGELNLIEAAENLLIASGYANVRARCDRKNIKLQMPFSSMRDFLNDAKFKSIVRQLVTLGAAEVTLDLKGLREDVLHERG; translated from the coding sequence ATGACGAAACTAGAAAAACTAAAGGCTGATCTGCGCGGGCTGGGCGAGCTAGCGGTCGCATTTAGCGGCGGCGCGGACAGCTCTCTGCTACTGCGAGCGGCGCACGATGCGCTAGGTGCGCGAGCGATCGGCATAACGATAAGATCGCCCTACATGTCCTCGCGCGAGATCGCCGAAGCCGTAGAATTTGCTAGCATTTACGGCATCCGCCACGAAATTTTAGAACTAGGCGTCGCGGAGGGGATCAAAAATAACCCCGAAAACCGCTGCTATCTGTGCAAAAAGGCGGTCTTTTCGCGACTGATCGAGCGCGCCCGCGAGCTTGGATTTAGCCGCGTCGCAGACGGCACGAACCGAGACGATCTGGGCGAACACCGCCCCGGGCTCAAAGCAAAAGAGGAGCTGGGCGTGCTCTCGCCGCTGATAAATTTAACCAAATCAGAAATCCGCGAGCTATCGCGCGAGCTAAGCTTGCCCACCGCCGAAAAGCCTGGCTATGCGTGCTTGCTAACGCGTCTGCCTCACGGACGCGAGATCGATCAGGGCGAGCTAAATTTGATCGAAGCGGCGGAAAATCTATTAATCGCAAGCGGCTACGCAAACGTCCGCGCGAGGTGCGACCGCAAAAATATAAAGCTGCAAATGCCCTTTTCTAGCATGCGGGACTTCCTAAACGACGCGAAATTTAAAAGCATCGTTAGGCAGCTCGTGACGCTTGGCGCAGCGGAGGTGACGCTCGATCTAAAGGGGCTTAGAGAGGATGTTTTGCATGAGAGAGGATGA
- the larB gene encoding nickel pincer cofactor biosynthesis protein LarB: MREDEILELFAGIKSGRVSEQEALKYLKNYPYEDVGCAKIDTQRALRNGAGEVIYGEGKTDDEILRIACAIGARRQNILITRTNERVFKRVREALPQAEFNARGRVISVKFKEPALTQSYIAIVSAGTADGAVVEEAYETARFLGNDARKFSDAGVAGLHRLIANLEQIRAAKVVIAVAGMEGALASVLAGLVSVPVIAVPTSVGYGASFGGLAALLAMLNSCANGVSVVNIDNGFGAAYNASLINHL; encoded by the coding sequence ATGAGAGAGGATGAAATTTTAGAGCTTTTCGCTGGGATAAAAAGCGGCCGCGTGAGCGAGCAAGAGGCGCTAAAATACCTAAAAAACTACCCCTACGAGGACGTGGGCTGCGCCAAGATCGACACTCAGCGCGCCCTGCGAAACGGCGCGGGCGAGGTGATCTACGGCGAGGGCAAGACGGATGATGAAATTTTGCGTATCGCTTGTGCGATCGGCGCAAGGCGGCAAAATATCCTGATCACGCGCACGAACGAACGAGTTTTTAAGCGGGTGCGCGAGGCGTTGCCGCAGGCGGAGTTTAACGCTCGCGGCCGCGTGATCAGCGTCAAATTCAAAGAGCCCGCGCTCACGCAAAGCTACATCGCGATAGTCTCTGCCGGCACCGCCGACGGCGCGGTCGTGGAGGAGGCATACGAGACGGCGAGATTTTTAGGCAACGACGCGCGTAAATTTAGCGACGCGGGCGTGGCGGGACTGCATAGGCTGATCGCAAATTTAGAGCAGATACGCGCCGCAAAAGTCGTGATCGCGGTGGCGGGTATGGAGGGCGCGCTAGCTAGCGTGCTAGCGGGCCTTGTGAGCGTGCCGGTGATCGCGGTGCCCACCAGCGTGGGATATGGAGCGAGTTTCGGCGGGCTGGCGGCGCTGCTAGCGATGCTAAACAGCTGCGCAAACGGCGTTAGCGTCGTAAATATCGACAACGGATTTGGCGCCGCGTATAACGCGAGCCTGATAAACCATCTCTAA
- a CDS encoding DUF2809 domain-containing protein: MREENLNEQKTGPKGAKKLTQKAQTRQSARTRLAFLAAAVLILAVEIYIAICVKGGFVRHYAGDVLAVILLYALARAIFSVPPLNLPLKIFAFAAALELAQYFGAVQILGIENKILKVMIGGTFDFADLLCYAAGCVLAGAAEKFESKNQQRRSDG; the protein is encoded by the coding sequence TTGCGAGAGGAAAATTTAAACGAGCAAAAGACTGGACCAAAGGGCGCGAAAAAGCTCACGCAAAAGGCGCAAACAAGGCAAAGCGCGCGGACGAGGCTAGCGTTTTTAGCCGCGGCGGTTCTGATTTTAGCGGTAGAAATTTATATCGCGATCTGCGTAAAGGGCGGCTTCGTGCGCCACTACGCGGGCGACGTTTTGGCCGTTATCTTGCTTTACGCGTTGGCTCGGGCTATTTTTAGCGTGCCGCCTTTAAATTTGCCGCTTAAAATTTTCGCATTTGCGGCGGCTTTGGAGCTAGCGCAGTATTTTGGCGCAGTGCAAATTTTAGGCATAGAAAATAAAATTTTAAAAGTAATGATCGGCGGGACGTTTGATTTTGCCGACCTGCTCTGCTACGCTGCGGGCTGCGTCCTGGCGGGCGCCGCCGAAAAATTTGAAAGTAAAAACCAGCAAAGGAGAAGCGATGGATAA
- the ttdA gene encoding L(+)-tartrate dehydratase subunit alpha, with protein MDKQKAVQKMTEVMAKFVGYTGKVLPDDVTAKLLELSERETQPLAKEIYKTMFENQRLAKQLDRPSCQDTGVIQFFVRCGANFPLIGELEELLREAVLRATREAPLRHNSVETFDEYNTGKNVGKGTPSVFWEIVPDSGECEIYTYMAGGGCSLPGKATVLMPGMGYEGVVKFVMDIMTSYGINACPPLLVGVGVGTSIDVASLLSKKALMRPLGSRNPNDRAALTEKLLEEGINKIGLGPQGMSGASSVMGVHIENCARHPSVIAVAVNVGCWSHRKGHIVWDEQINFDVKSHKEFAL; from the coding sequence ATGGATAAACAAAAAGCCGTGCAAAAGATGACCGAGGTCATGGCGAAATTCGTCGGCTACACGGGCAAGGTGCTACCCGACGACGTGACGGCGAAGCTGCTGGAGCTTAGCGAACGCGAGACGCAGCCGCTAGCGAAGGAGATCTACAAAACGATGTTTGAAAACCAGCGCCTAGCTAAGCAGCTAGACCGTCCGTCCTGTCAGGATACGGGCGTGATCCAGTTTTTCGTGCGCTGCGGAGCGAACTTCCCGCTCATCGGCGAGCTTGAGGAGCTGCTGCGCGAAGCCGTACTGCGAGCGACGCGCGAGGCTCCTCTGCGTCACAACAGCGTCGAGACCTTCGACGAGTATAACACCGGCAAAAACGTCGGCAAGGGCACGCCGAGCGTATTTTGGGAGATAGTGCCGGATAGCGGCGAGTGCGAGATCTACACCTACATGGCGGGCGGCGGCTGTAGCCTGCCCGGCAAGGCGACCGTGCTGATGCCCGGCATGGGCTATGAGGGCGTCGTAAAATTCGTCATGGACATCATGACCAGCTACGGCATAAACGCCTGTCCGCCGCTGTTAGTCGGCGTGGGCGTGGGCACCTCGATCGACGTGGCGTCGCTACTATCTAAAAAAGCGCTGATGAGGCCGCTAGGCTCGCGCAATCCAAACGACCGAGCCGCGCTAACCGAAAAGCTGCTCGAAGAGGGCATCAATAAAATAGGCCTGGGCCCGCAAGGCATGAGCGGCGCAAGCTCGGTCATGGGCGTGCATATCGAAAACTGCGCCCGCCACCCAAGCGTCATCGCCGTTGCAGTAAACGTAGGCTGCTGGTCGCACCGCAAAGGCCATATCGTCTGGGACGAGCAGATAAATTTCGACGTAAAATCGCACAAGGAGTTCGCGCTATGA
- the ttdB gene encoding L(+)-tartrate dehydratase subunit beta, with product MSKKILTTPIKAEDLADIKIGDVIYLSGHIVTCRDVPHRRVVEEGRELPLDIRGGAILHAGPIIRKTGEKSFEMVSVGPTTSMRMEKFEREFIAKTGVRLIVGKGGMGEGTMSGCKEFGAIHCVFPAGCAVVAATQVEEIESADWTELGMPETLWKCRVKEFGPLIVSIDAHGNNLFEQNKVKFNEKKDAALAEILPQVGFIK from the coding sequence ATGAGTAAGAAAATTTTAACCACGCCGATCAAAGCCGAGGATCTAGCAGACATCAAGATCGGCGACGTCATATACCTCAGTGGGCACATCGTCACCTGTCGCGACGTGCCGCACAGACGCGTCGTAGAGGAGGGCCGCGAGCTGCCGCTAGATATCAGAGGCGGCGCGATCCTGCACGCGGGGCCGATCATCAGAAAAACGGGCGAAAAAAGCTTTGAGATGGTCTCGGTCGGGCCTACTACGAGCATGCGGATGGAGAAATTTGAGCGCGAGTTTATCGCTAAAACGGGTGTGCGCCTGATAGTGGGCAAAGGCGGCATGGGCGAGGGCACGATGAGCGGCTGCAAGGAGTTTGGCGCGATACACTGCGTATTTCCCGCGGGCTGCGCGGTGGTCGCCGCGACGCAGGTCGAGGAGATCGAGAGCGCGGACTGGACGGAGCTTGGGATGCCCGAGACGCTGTGGAAGTGCCGCGTCAAGGAGTTTGGTCCGCTCATCGTCTCCATAGACGCGCACGGAAACAATCTTTTTGAGCAGAACAAGGTCAAATTTAACGAGAAAAAGGACGCGGCGCTAGCTGAAATTTTACCACAGGTGGGGTTTATAAAGTAG